A single window of Caldicellulosiruptor bescii DSM 6725 DNA harbors:
- the queA gene encoding tRNA preQ1(34) S-adenosylmethionine ribosyltransferase-isomerase QueA, with protein sequence MGKWKLSDFHYDLPDELIAQKPVEPRDSSRLMVILPDGRIEHRIFRDIVEYLNEGDCLVLNNSKVIPARLIGQREETGSFIEFLLIKRLDINTWEVMTRPGKKARKGRRFVFGNGELKAEVLHVNREEGTRVVRFYYDGVFEEVLERLGKIPLPPYIKEELDDLSRYQTVYSKVPGSAAAPTAGLHFTEELLSRISKKGVEILYVTLHVGLGTFKPVKVENVEEHKMHEEYYEISEDVTERINRAKELGKRVIAVGTTSCRVLESCCDENGKVKAKKGWTDIFIYPGYEFKVLDGLVTNFHLPDTTLMMLVCAFGGYERIMNAYKIAVDMRYRFFSFGDAMLILRR encoded by the coding sequence ATGGGAAAATGGAAACTAAGCGACTTTCACTATGACTTGCCAGATGAGCTGATTGCACAAAAACCTGTAGAGCCGCGGGACAGCTCAAGGCTCATGGTTATTTTGCCAGACGGCAGGATTGAGCACAGAATTTTCCGCGATATAGTTGAATATTTAAATGAGGGTGACTGTCTTGTTCTAAATAACTCTAAGGTCATACCAGCAAGGTTAATTGGGCAAAGGGAAGAGACTGGCAGTTTTATAGAGTTTTTACTTATAAAAAGGCTTGATATAAACACATGGGAGGTCATGACACGGCCTGGAAAAAAGGCGAGAAAAGGGAGAAGATTTGTATTTGGAAATGGAGAGTTAAAAGCTGAGGTTTTACATGTAAACAGAGAAGAAGGTACAAGGGTTGTAAGGTTCTACTACGATGGGGTGTTCGAAGAGGTTTTAGAGAGACTGGGCAAGATTCCTCTTCCACCATATATAAAAGAGGAGCTTGATGATCTTTCAAGATATCAGACAGTGTACAGCAAAGTGCCTGGTTCTGCTGCAGCACCAACTGCAGGTCTTCACTTTACGGAAGAGCTACTTAGCAGAATATCAAAAAAAGGTGTTGAAATTTTGTATGTGACACTTCACGTTGGGCTTGGAACTTTTAAGCCTGTTAAGGTTGAAAATGTAGAGGAGCACAAGATGCATGAGGAGTATTATGAAATCTCTGAAGATGTTACAGAAAGAATAAATAGAGCAAAAGAACTTGGTAAAAGAGTGATTGCGGTTGGGACGACATCTTGCAGGGTTTTAGAATCGTGCTGTGATGAAAATGGAAAAGTAAAAGCTAAAAAAGGTTGGACAGATATATTTATCTACCCTGGCTATGAATTTAAAGTTCTTGACGGGCTTGTTACAAACTTCCATCTTCCGGATACTACCTTGATGATGCTTGTCTGTGCGTTTGGCGGATATGAGAGAATCATGAATGCTTACAAGATTGCTGTCGATATGCGTTATAGGTTTTTCAGCTTTGGAGATGCAATGCTGATATTGAGAAGATAA
- a CDS encoding potassium channel family protein, which produces MYIIVVGCGKVGSTLAKSLADEGHDVVVIDSDQKNFERLGPDFNGMKIQGVVIDEDVLKQAGIEKADALAAVTPDDSTNIMTAQIAEEIYNVPKVIARIYDPLREDIFHSLGLETICPTTLAVEYIKSILLSREIRHKHRFGKDDVFFKYITPKRDDIGKGLDKIILPENCYLFGIIRNEHFYFKNKNIRLQENDIMVVAEKKVNK; this is translated from the coding sequence TTGTATATAATAGTTGTGGGGTGCGGAAAAGTAGGCTCAACATTAGCAAAGTCTTTAGCAGATGAGGGGCACGACGTTGTTGTGATTGACTCTGACCAAAAAAATTTCGAAAGACTTGGACCTGACTTTAATGGCATGAAGATTCAGGGTGTTGTAATAGATGAAGATGTTTTAAAACAAGCAGGGATAGAAAAGGCAGACGCCCTTGCAGCAGTAACACCTGATGATAGTACTAACATAATGACTGCTCAGATTGCTGAAGAGATTTATAATGTACCAAAGGTTATAGCAAGGATTTATGACCCTCTGAGAGAAGATATCTTTCATTCTCTCGGGCTTGAAACAATCTGTCCTACAACCTTGGCTGTTGAGTATATTAAATCAATTCTTCTTTCACGTGAAATAAGGCATAAGCACAGGTTTGGAAAAGATGATGTATTTTTTAAGTACATTACTCCAAAGAGAGATGATATTGGGAAAGGTCTGGATAAAATAATTCTTCCTGAAAATTGCTATCTTTTTGGAATAATCCGAAATGAACACTTTTATTTCAAGAATAAAAATATCAGGCTTCAGGAAAATGATATTATGGTAGTGGCAGAAAAGAAGGTGAATAAATGA
- a CDS encoding DUF2089 domain-containing protein encodes MRVKLLSKCPVCGSGLEIVRLRCPSCKTTIENSFEYNKFMKLTDEQLQFVEMFLKARGNFKEMERELGLSYPTLRARLESILEVLGLKDSGKRQDTIEVLEMLERGEISPDEAIKILKEED; translated from the coding sequence ATGAGGGTAAAGCTATTGAGCAAATGTCCTGTATGTGGTTCTGGGCTTGAAATTGTCAGGCTAAGGTGTCCATCTTGCAAAACTACTATAGAAAACAGTTTTGAGTATAACAAGTTTATGAAATTAACAGATGAACAACTTCAATTTGTTGAGATGTTTCTAAAAGCAAGGGGGAACTTCAAAGAAATGGAAAGGGAACTTGGACTTTCGTATCCAACACTCAGGGCAAGACTTGAAAGTATTTTAGAGGTACTTGGTCTTAAGGACAGTGGCAAGAGACAGGATACAATAGAAGTTTTAGAGATGTTAGAACGCGGTGAGATTAGCCCTGATGAAGCTATAAAAATATTAAAAGAGGAGGATTAA
- a CDS encoding VanZ family protein → MKSRIYIRWALVFVWMTVIFCFSAQEGAISHQKSFSIAIFAEKFIEFFTGKDLINSHNRKNFELFIRKLAHVTEYFILSMLFYKAFFECNRNSKKSFILTFIFSVAYAISDEVHQIFVSGRGPSAVDVMIDTIGIIGYLLIKRTKNIIKNSLKFCCK, encoded by the coding sequence ATGAAAAGCAGAATTTACATAAGATGGGCACTTGTCTTTGTATGGATGACTGTAATTTTTTGTTTCTCAGCACAGGAAGGTGCTATTTCACATCAAAAAAGTTTTTCAATAGCAATTTTTGCGGAGAAATTTATAGAATTTTTTACGGGAAAGGATTTGATTAACTCTCATAATAGGAAGAATTTTGAATTATTTATAAGAAAACTTGCACATGTAACAGAATACTTCATTTTAAGTATGCTGTTTTACAAAGCGTTTTTTGAATGCAACAGAAATTCAAAAAAGTCTTTTATATTGACATTTATTTTTTCTGTTGCCTACGCAATTTCAGACGAAGTTCATCAGATATTTGTATCTGGTAGAGGACCAAGCGCTGTTGATGTAATGATTGATACAATTGGTATAATTGGCTATCTTTTGATTAAAAGGACAAAAAATATAATAAAAAATAGTTTAAAATTTTGTTGTAAATAA
- a CDS encoding sugar phosphate nucleotidyltransferase: protein MKGVIMAGGSGTRLRPLTVSLPKPMIPFFGKPVMEYAVKLLKAHGIFEIATTLQYHPDKIINYFEDGQKWGVNIQHFVEDRPLGTAGSVKNAKVFLDDTFVVLSGDGITNADLTRAIEFHKQKGSKVTIVLKEVEIPIEYGIVLTDEEGKIQRFFEKPSWSEVFSNLANTGIYIIEPEILDYIEDGKPFDFSKDLFPKLLKEKVPMFGFKMDGYWCDIGDVGSYIKAHRDIFKLGGILDLDLKSSQISKNSNISLNAKISRSVFIGSECEIEDDVEIGEFCVIGDGVKIAKGSKLERAILWSGSFIGKNCELKSCVICSKSILKDYVRVSEKAVVGENNLLKDFVEVKAEAKIWPEKTIESGTVIDENIYWGTEVIKSVFWVRGITGDFNQEITPQFGIKLGNSIGSVFDRNARILIGDDYTEKSSVIRKAIETGCQITGARLYRTRGIILPVFRYIVKDYYDAGIYVRSRGNSIRIEIFDHNGINIDKSLERKIENLFVTCDFRTSSNINFVNELVSSPLEMYFARLEETFESAKFKGLKVCIVSEDKSIISLFDRISERYGLKSTLISGGSKQCIENLKNMCIQSEYDAGFLIDRQGEHFIMMVGDCTVYGEKLKMLLAWLEMKKFRNNHIILPEFFKAFLSDVDKLLDVPVRYTGNEIRDYMKVILEEGINYFFYYDAVSSVMLILEKLAEVKDLIEKVKKLEEVHVLK from the coding sequence ATGAAAGGCGTTATAATGGCAGGTGGGTCTGGAACAAGGCTCAGACCCTTGACTGTCTCACTTCCAAAGCCGATGATACCTTTTTTCGGAAAACCTGTGATGGAGTATGCGGTAAAGCTTCTTAAAGCTCATGGCATTTTTGAAATTGCAACAACTCTTCAATATCACCCTGACAAGATAATCAACTATTTTGAAGATGGACAAAAATGGGGGGTTAATATCCAGCACTTTGTTGAAGACAGGCCTCTTGGCACGGCAGGTTCTGTCAAGAATGCAAAAGTTTTTTTGGATGATACTTTTGTCGTTTTGAGCGGGGATGGGATTACAAATGCAGACCTTACAAGAGCTATAGAGTTTCATAAGCAAAAGGGCAGCAAGGTCACAATTGTATTAAAAGAAGTTGAAATACCTATAGAGTATGGAATTGTTCTTACAGACGAAGAAGGAAAGATTCAAAGGTTTTTTGAGAAGCCTTCCTGGAGCGAGGTCTTTTCAAACCTTGCAAACACAGGGATATATATAATTGAACCAGAGATACTTGACTATATAGAAGATGGCAAACCATTTGATTTTAGCAAGGACTTGTTCCCTAAACTTTTGAAAGAAAAAGTCCCCATGTTTGGGTTTAAGATGGATGGATACTGGTGTGACATTGGAGATGTGGGAAGCTACATCAAAGCTCACAGAGATATATTTAAACTTGGTGGAATACTTGACCTTGATCTAAAAAGTTCTCAAATTTCCAAGAATTCCAACATTTCACTTAATGCGAAAATAAGTCGGAGTGTGTTTATTGGAAGTGAGTGTGAGATAGAGGACGATGTTGAAATAGGAGAGTTTTGTGTAATTGGTGATGGTGTAAAGATTGCAAAAGGAAGCAAGCTTGAGAGGGCTATACTGTGGAGCGGAAGTTTCATAGGAAAAAACTGTGAGCTCAAAAGCTGTGTCATCTGCAGCAAATCTATTTTGAAAGACTATGTAAGAGTGTCTGAAAAGGCAGTTGTGGGTGAAAACAACCTTTTGAAAGATTTTGTTGAGGTTAAAGCAGAAGCCAAAATCTGGCCAGAAAAAACAATTGAATCTGGCACAGTGATAGATGAAAACATCTACTGGGGAACAGAGGTTATAAAGAGCGTGTTTTGGGTTCGTGGAATTACAGGTGATTTTAATCAGGAGATAACACCCCAGTTTGGCATAAAACTTGGAAATTCAATCGGTTCTGTCTTTGACAGAAATGCAAGAATTTTAATTGGTGATGACTACACAGAAAAAAGCAGCGTTATTCGAAAAGCTATTGAAACAGGCTGCCAGATAACCGGTGCAAGACTTTACAGAACAAGAGGAATAATACTTCCAGTTTTCAGATACATTGTCAAAGACTATTATGATGCTGGCATTTATGTTCGATCAAGAGGTAACAGCATACGAATTGAAATATTTGACCATAATGGTATTAACATTGACAAATCACTCGAAAGAAAAATTGAAAACCTGTTTGTTACATGTGATTTCAGGACATCCTCAAACATCAATTTTGTCAATGAACTTGTCTCATCACCGCTTGAGATGTACTTTGCGAGGCTTGAAGAGACATTTGAAAGCGCCAAGTTCAAAGGTTTAAAGGTTTGCATAGTTTCGGAAGACAAATCTATAATTTCACTTTTTGACAGGATTTCTGAGCGATATGGCTTAAAGAGTACTTTAATCAGTGGTGGGTCTAAACAGTGTATAGAGAATCTTAAAAACATGTGTATACAGAGCGAATATGATGCGGGGTTTTTAATTGACAGACAAGGTGAACATTTCATTATGATGGTAGGAGATTGCACAGTATATGGGGAAAAGCTAAAAATGCTTCTTGCCTGGCTTGAGATGAAAAAGTTTAGGAATAATCATATTATATTGCCTGAGTTTTTCAAAGCGTTTTTGAGTGATGTAGACAAGCTTTTAGATGTTCCTGTAAGATATACGGGTAATGAGATTAGAGATTATATGAAAGTTATTTTAGAGGAAGGTATTAATTACTTTTTCTACTACGATGCAGTTTCATCAGTGATGCTAATATTGGAAAAACTTGCTGAAGTGAAAGATTTGATAGAAAAAGTAAAGAAATTAGAGGAAGTTCATGTGTTGAAATAA
- a CDS encoding SHOCT-like domain-containing protein yields MKEEILRILKMVEEGKLDAEKAYDMLEIIQKKSFSPTEQQNKGRILRILVSSSNNDEVKISLPIEFIKSMIKATGPKFIQKIVDQSIQRGIENITHEDNDKSNFQNIFEGVDINMVLSAIESGLVGEIVNIQSSNGDKVYIGIE; encoded by the coding sequence ATGAAAGAGGAGATATTAAGAATACTAAAAATGGTAGAAGAAGGCAAACTTGATGCTGAAAAGGCATATGATATGCTTGAGATTATTCAAAAGAAAAGCTTTAGTCCAACTGAACAGCAAAATAAAGGTAGGATACTCAGGATATTGGTAAGTTCGTCGAATAATGATGAGGTTAAAATAAGTCTGCCAATTGAGTTTATAAAGAGCATGATAAAGGCGACTGGTCCAAAGTTTATTCAAAAGATAGTTGATCAGTCAATTCAAAGAGGAATTGAAAATATCACTCATGAAGATAATGATAAATCTAATTTTCAAAACATTTTTGAAGGTGTCGATATTAATATGGTTTTAAGTGCTATTGAAAGTGGTCTTGTGGGTGAAATTGTAAACATTCAATCTTCAAATGGGGATAAGGTTTATATTGGGATTGAATAA
- a CDS encoding potassium channel family protein — MKIVIIGGGKVGYFLTKLLAERGKYQITVIEQQPELCRKVAEEFSNVTVIEGDGTSLDTLADAKVHKCDFFIAVTGKDEDNLISCQLAKKVFEVKRTIARANNPKNINVMKRLGVDNVISSTDIIAKIIEHEVEIEPLSVLATLKNGEIIVFQAVVQQNSPAANKKIADIPFPKESIIGAIMRENETFVPSGDSIIMPGDTLLVIVSESAKREFKRLISSK, encoded by the coding sequence ATGAAAATTGTAATTATTGGCGGTGGAAAAGTAGGGTATTTTTTAACAAAGCTTTTAGCAGAGAGAGGAAAATATCAGATAACAGTTATAGAACAGCAGCCAGAACTTTGCAGGAAAGTTGCCGAAGAGTTTTCAAACGTAACAGTTATAGAAGGAGACGGAACATCCTTAGATACCTTGGCTGATGCAAAGGTCCACAAGTGTGACTTTTTTATTGCCGTAACCGGAAAGGATGAGGATAACCTCATATCATGCCAGCTTGCTAAAAAAGTATTTGAAGTAAAAAGAACTATAGCACGGGCAAACAACCCTAAAAACATAAACGTTATGAAAAGGCTTGGGGTTGACAATGTGATATCTTCAACTGATATTATCGCAAAGATAATCGAACATGAGGTGGAGATAGAACCTCTTTCTGTTCTTGCCACGTTAAAAAATGGGGAAATAATAGTTTTTCAGGCGGTTGTTCAACAAAATTCACCTGCTGCAAACAAAAAGATTGCAGATATTCCGTTTCCCAAAGAGAGTATAATTGGGGCTATCATGAGAGAAAATGAAACATTTGTCCCTTCTGGAGACAGTATTATAATGCCGGGTGATACACTGCTTGTAATTGTAAGTGAAAGTGCTAAAAGAGAGTTTAAGCGTCTTATAAGTTCAAAATAA
- a CDS encoding coiled-coil domain-containing protein, with the protein MDEIKQMLTLVLEKVDSIDKGLEEVKQRLDRVEERLDRVEERLDRVEERLDRVEERLDRVEERLDRVEKRLDAVEKRLDAVEQRLDAVEQRLDAVEQRLDTLEKRVDKLEVETAKNSVMLEDLKRKLELMAEIQQSHFDQDKREHEELRRYVDGRFAVIEFAIKQLSSDMEEMKKDIKELKENRVKIEVFYEILGRHEVEISNLKKAVFSAN; encoded by the coding sequence ATGGATGAGATAAAGCAAATGTTAACTCTTGTCTTAGAAAAGGTTGATAGCATTGATAAAGGCTTGGAAGAAGTAAAACAAAGGCTTGACAGGGTAGAAGAAAGGCTTGATAGAGTTGAAGAAAGGCTTGATAGAGTTGAAGAAAGGCTTGATAGAGTTGAAGAAAGACTTGACAGAGTAGAGGAAAGACTTGACAGGGTAGAGAAAAGACTTGATGCAGTAGAGAAAAGACTTGATGCAGTAGAACAAAGACTTGATGCAGTAGAACAAAGACTTGATGCAGTAGAACAAAGACTTGACACTCTTGAGAAGAGGGTTGACAAGCTTGAGGTTGAGACAGCCAAGAATTCTGTTATGCTCGAAGATCTCAAAAGAAAACTTGAGCTTATGGCAGAAATCCAGCAATCTCACTTTGATCAAGACAAGCGTGAACATGAAGAGCTGAGAAGATATGTTGATGGCAGATTTGCTGTTATTGAGTTTGCTATAAAACAACTTTCAAGCGATATGGAAGAGATGAAAAAGGATATAAAAGAATTAAAAGAAAACAGAGTAAAGATTGAGGTTTTTTATGAAATCCTTGGTAGGCACGAGGTTGAAATAAGCAATCTCAAAAAAGCTGTATTTTCAGCAAATTAG
- a CDS encoding glycoside hydrolase family 5 protein codes for MNKLPKYKGFNLLGLFVPNMSYGFFEDDFKWMQEWGFNFARIPMNYKNWYVEGRPEIKEEVLEMVDKIVVWGQKYGIHICLNIHGAPGYCVNERTKEGYNLWKDREPLELFVLYWQTFAKRYKGISSKHLSFNLINEPRQYSKEEMTKEDFIRVMTYTIEKIKEIDKERLIIIDGVDYGNEPVFELTNLDVAQACRAYIPFELTHYKAEWVEESNKFAEPSWPLVRENGEVVDKDYLRRHYEKWAKLFEYDVGVICGEGGAYNKTPHHIVVRWLADVLDVLKELGIGIALWNLRGPFGIIDSGRDDVEYEDFYGHKLDKKLLELLMRF; via the coding sequence ATGAATAAATTACCAAAATACAAAGGATTCAATCTACTTGGTCTTTTTGTTCCAAATATGAGCTATGGATTTTTTGAAGATGATTTTAAATGGATGCAGGAGTGGGGATTTAACTTTGCAAGAATACCTATGAACTACAAGAACTGGTATGTTGAAGGGCGACCGGAAATAAAAGAGGAAGTTTTAGAAATGGTAGACAAGATTGTTGTCTGGGGGCAAAAGTATGGTATTCATATCTGTTTGAACATTCACGGTGCGCCAGGCTATTGCGTGAATGAAAGAACAAAAGAAGGCTATAACCTGTGGAAAGACAGAGAACCTCTTGAGTTATTTGTATTATATTGGCAGACATTTGCTAAAAGGTATAAAGGGATATCTTCAAAACATTTGAGTTTTAACCTTATAAATGAACCAAGACAGTATTCAAAAGAGGAGATGACAAAAGAGGATTTTATAAGAGTTATGACATATACAATTGAAAAGATAAAAGAGATTGATAAAGAGAGGCTTATTATAATTGACGGTGTTGATTATGGCAATGAACCTGTTTTTGAGCTCACAAATTTAGATGTAGCACAAGCTTGCAGGGCATACATTCCGTTTGAGCTTACCCATTACAAGGCAGAGTGGGTTGAGGAGAGTAACAAATTTGCTGAGCCATCGTGGCCGCTTGTACGCGAAAATGGTGAGGTTGTTGACAAGGATTATTTAAGAAGGCATTATGAAAAGTGGGCAAAATTGTTTGAATACGATGTTGGTGTAATTTGTGGTGAAGGTGGAGCATACAATAAAACACCCCATCATATTGTTGTGAGATGGCTGGCTGATGTATTGGATGTTTTAAAAGAGCTTGGGATTGGGATTGCGCTTTGGAATTTGCGTGGTCCTTTTGGAATTATTGATTCTGGAAGAGATGATGTCGAATATGAAGACTTTTATGGGCACAAGCTTGATAAAAAGTTACTCGAACTTTTGATGAGATTTTGA
- a CDS encoding TrkH family potassium uptake protein: MYKTKFKDGHIELRHVLYMTGKTLSAIGIVEILAAITSLLYCEWNMLFNLMIGIGLFFIVSFIFIFIGRDTKEERFSWGAGMSMVALTWALGALISAVPLYLSGHFKSYLDAFFEVMSGYTTTGLVLIQDLDHAPMGLNMWRHLICYIGGQGMVLMTLSFLASGMRGLLKVYMGEARDEQIFPNVMHTARIIWSVSLLYLVLGTLALTINGVLIGLPLDMAFFRGLWMFLGGWDTAGFAPQSQNAIYFHSLSYEIICMTIMILGTINFALHYFILTGNYKEGIRNAEIKSLFTTITILSFLGAVALKGIYSDSTVSFRKTFYHFLSAHTGTGFATLYSQQFFSEWSDAAIILIVIAMLAGGSVCSTAGGIKALRFAILANAIVNDIKKMIKPDSAVVVEKFHHLKEITLQDRHVRNASIIILLYISTFALGTLAGTFFGYPLKAAMFESASALGNVGLSIGITQPSMPDALKIIYIFMMWVGRLEFMSVIALFAFLFKEAKEG, translated from the coding sequence ATGTACAAAACCAAGTTCAAAGATGGTCATATAGAACTTAGGCATGTCCTTTACATGACAGGAAAAACTTTAAGCGCAATTGGGATAGTGGAAATATTAGCTGCAATAACTTCTCTTTTGTATTGCGAGTGGAATATGTTATTTAATCTTATGATTGGTATTGGACTTTTTTTTATTGTAAGTTTTATATTCATCTTTATTGGAAGGGACACAAAAGAAGAAAGGTTTTCGTGGGGCGCTGGAATGAGCATGGTGGCTTTGACTTGGGCGCTTGGTGCACTGATTTCAGCTGTACCTCTTTATCTTTCAGGACATTTTAAATCCTACCTGGATGCATTTTTTGAAGTCATGAGCGGATATACAACAACAGGTCTTGTTCTTATTCAGGACTTAGACCATGCACCAATGGGACTGAATATGTGGCGACATCTTATTTGTTACATCGGTGGGCAGGGTATGGTTTTAATGACCCTTAGTTTTCTTGCATCAGGGATGCGCGGACTTTTAAAGGTATACATGGGTGAGGCAAGAGATGAACAAATATTCCCTAACGTTATGCATACAGCAAGGATAATCTGGTCTGTAAGTCTTTTGTACCTTGTTCTGGGGACTTTGGCTTTGACAATAAATGGTGTTTTAATAGGTCTTCCTCTGGATATGGCATTTTTCAGAGGACTGTGGATGTTTCTTGGTGGCTGGGATACAGCAGGGTTTGCTCCTCAGTCTCAAAATGCAATTTATTTTCACAGTCTGTCATACGAGATTATTTGCATGACCATAATGATTTTAGGAACAATAAATTTTGCGCTTCATTATTTTATCCTCACTGGTAATTATAAAGAAGGTATCAGAAACGCTGAAATAAAAAGCCTTTTTACAACAATAACAATTTTGAGTTTTCTTGGTGCTGTTGCTTTAAAAGGCATTTATTCAGATAGCACAGTTTCGTTCAGAAAAACATTTTACCATTTTCTTTCTGCACATACAGGTACAGGATTTGCAACACTTTACTCGCAGCAATTTTTCTCTGAATGGTCAGACGCAGCAATAATTCTTATAGTTATTGCCATGCTTGCGGGCGGTTCTGTGTGCTCAACAGCAGGTGGTATAAAGGCACTGAGGTTTGCAATACTTGCAAATGCTATTGTAAACGACATAAAAAAGATGATAAAACCTGATTCGGCAGTTGTTGTTGAAAAGTTTCATCATCTAAAAGAAATAACATTACAAGATAGGCATGTTCGAAATGCATCAATTATTATACTTTTGTATATTTCAACATTTGCGCTCGGAACACTTGCAGGTACGTTTTTTGGGTATCCTCTGAAGGCAGCAATGTTTGAATCAGCCTCAGCTCTCGGCAACGTTGGACTTTCAATTGGAATTACCCAGCCTTCCATGCCAGATGCATTGAAAATTATCTATATTTTTATGATGTGGGTTGGAAGGCTTGAATTTATGTCTGTGATTGCTCTTTTCGCATTCCTATTTAAAGAGGCAAAGGAAGGATAA
- a CDS encoding SpoIID/LytB domain-containing protein produces the protein MVRKVLCGTVAIVFFVVFSFNILPTFSQTQIPEWIRIGVFYTDTYKKSSPVDSVRIEAKGSLFLAISDDKNFITIADTQKNNLTVSKDVYKKNSQEGPNYHVAVGRYISYKTAENSLKNFSSFKDAFVGFVNGGYSILIGCFDNISEASKLAAKLSGATIFSSDTMVLVKDENGKILFGFDGQGTRFLMIIPQKQNGIERIKIGDRWFRGRAEFKRIKGSDITVINVTKLEEYLYGVIRMEIDPLWPIEAVKAFAVIARTYAVRNLGKHQLIGFDLCPTDHCQVYGGAVDGTYGEKWAIAAVDATRGEIITYKGNPIDAVYFSSTGGIPTEDSENVWRYPVEYLRSVDNSKEAKNSKSSWLFQFTKDEIKNMLKKRNIDIGDVLDIQALEYTKAGRVLRLKIVGTQGEYECQKEATRLLFGLYSQAYTITTDADVAVVDENGKVKKVRVSSQKILFEDGSVKNAGYVRKDQSSGNGEFLPQSTAQSVYLSTYDEVYQPDDVGGFESKQQTFSQQYIEVINPDGSIDKVPLVPTTYTFNGKGWGHGVGMSQWGAKGLAESGYNYKQIIKYYYTGVEIEKRWENGN, from the coding sequence ATGGTTAGAAAAGTTTTGTGCGGGACTGTAGCGATAGTATTTTTTGTAGTTTTTTCATTTAATATATTACCCACATTTTCACAGACTCAAATCCCAGAGTGGATAAGAATAGGTGTGTTTTACACTGATACATATAAAAAGTCAAGTCCGGTAGATTCTGTAAGAATTGAGGCGAAAGGAAGCCTTTTTTTAGCTATTTCTGATGACAAAAACTTTATTACAATTGCTGATACACAAAAAAATAACCTTACGGTTTCAAAAGATGTATACAAAAAAAATAGTCAGGAAGGGCCAAATTATCATGTAGCAGTTGGAAGATATATTTCATACAAAACAGCAGAGAATAGCTTAAAAAATTTTTCTTCATTTAAAGATGCCTTTGTTGGCTTTGTAAATGGTGGGTATAGTATATTGATTGGCTGTTTTGACAATATAAGTGAAGCAAGTAAGCTGGCAGCAAAACTTTCCGGCGCCACCATTTTTTCTTCAGATACTATGGTGCTTGTAAAAGATGAAAATGGCAAAATACTTTTTGGATTTGACGGTCAAGGTACAAGGTTTTTGATGATAATTCCACAAAAGCAAAACGGAATTGAGAGAATAAAGATTGGTGATAGATGGTTCAGGGGCAGGGCTGAGTTTAAAAGAATAAAAGGTAGTGATATAACAGTTATAAATGTTACAAAGCTTGAAGAGTATCTGTATGGTGTTATCAGGATGGAGATTGATCCTCTGTGGCCAATTGAGGCTGTAAAAGCATTTGCAGTGATTGCCCGAACGTATGCTGTGAGAAACCTTGGCAAGCACCAGTTAATTGGGTTTGACCTGTGCCCAACAGACCACTGCCAGGTATATGGCGGTGCAGTAGACGGCACATATGGAGAAAAATGGGCAATTGCAGCTGTTGATGCAACAAGAGGTGAGATTATAACTTACAAAGGCAACCCGATTGACGCTGTGTATTTTTCATCAACAGGCGGTATTCCAACAGAGGATTCTGAAAATGTTTGGAGGTACCCTGTTGAGTATCTGAGGTCTGTTGACAACTCTAAAGAAGCAAAAAATTCAAAGTCGTCGTGGTTATTTCAGTTTACCAAAGATGAGATAAAAAATATGCTCAAAAAAAGAAACATAGACATTGGTGATGTTTTGGATATTCAAGCTCTTGAGTACACAAAAGCAGGAAGGGTTTTGAGGCTAAAAATTGTGGGCACACAAGGTGAATATGAGTGTCAAAAAGAAGCAACACGGCTTTTGTTTGGGCTTTACAGCCAGGCATATACAATTACAACAGATGCGGATGTAGCTGTGGTTGATGAAAATGGGAAGGTGAAAAAGGTAAGAGTGAGCAGCCAGAAGATTTTGTTCGAGGATGGGAGTGTAAAGAATGCAGGCTATGTTCGGAAAGATCAAAGCTCTGGCAATGGAGAATTTCTTCCACAATCAACAGCCCAGAGTGTATACCTTTCAACATATGATGAGGTGTATCAGCCTGACGATGTTGGAGGTTTTGAGAGTAAGCAGCAGACATTTTCACAGCAGTATATAGAGGTAATAAATCCGGATGGCAGCATTGACAAGGTGCCACTTGTCCCTACCACATACACATTCAATGGCAAGGGCTGGGGACACGGTGTTGGAATGAGCCAGTGGGGTGCAAAAGGCCTTGCTGAAAGTGGTTATAATTATAAGCAAATTATAAAATACTATTACACAGGAGTTGAGATTGAAAAAAGATGGGAAAATGGAAACTAA